The following are encoded in a window of Coffea eugenioides isolate CCC68of unplaced genomic scaffold, Ceug_1.0 ScVebR1_55;HRSCAF=288, whole genome shotgun sequence genomic DNA:
- the LOC113758542 gene encoding (-)-isopiperitenol/(-)-carveol dehydrogenase, mitochondrial-like, producing the protein MAQPPPNITKKLEGKVAIITGGARGIGEATARLFANHGARVVIADIQDEEGQTVAESIGSETCSYVHCDVADEEQVKKLVDSTIHTYGQLDIMFSNAGVFSKSKQLVIDLDFAGLDRIMAINVRGTAACVKHAAKAMVERGVKGSIVCTASLAATTGGESWTDYYMSKHAILGLMRCASKQLGPHGIRVNTVSPFAVATPLTCSSFQMDAEEFEKFHQPLSCLKGTILKVNHIADAALFLASDDSAFITGHNLVVDGGCTV; encoded by the coding sequence ATGGCACAACCACCTCCCAATATCACCAAAAAGTTGGAAGGCAAAGTTGCCATCATAACAGGTGGTGCCCGTGGCATAGGCGAGGCAACTGCTCGACTTTTTGCCAACCATGGTGCCAGAGTTGTGATCGCTGACATCCAAGATGAAGAGGGCCAAACCGTGGCCGAATCAATTGGCTCAGAAACCTGCAGCTATGTCCATTGCGATGTAGCTGATGAAGAGCAGGTCAAGAAACTGGTCGATTCAACCATCCATACCTATGGCCAACTAGATATCATGTTCAGCAACGCAGGAGTATTTAGCAAGTCAAAACAATTGGTGATAGATCTTGACTTTGCAGGACTTGATCGAATCATGGCCATCAACGTACGAGGCACGGCGGCATGTGTAAAACACGCAGCGAAAGCGATGGTGGAAAGGGGAGTAAAGGGTAGCATAGTGTGCACGGCGAGTTTAGCAGCCACCACGGGTGGAGAGAGTTGGACTGATTATTACATGTCAAAACATGCtattttggggctgatgagATGTGCTAGCAAGCAGCTGGGGCCACATGGGATTAGGGTCAACACTGTTTCACCATTTGCTGTTGCTACACCGCTAACGTGCAGCTCGTTTCAGATGGATGCTGAGGAATTTGAGAAGTTTCATCAGCCTCTTTCTTGCTTAAAAGGAACTATATTGAAAGTTAATCATATTGCTGATGCTGCTTTATTCCTTGCCTCTGATGATTCTGCATTTATCACAGGGCATAATCTGGTGGTTGATGGCGGATGTACGGTTTGA